A part of Halobaculum sp. MBLA0143 genomic DNA contains:
- a CDS encoding MFS transporter codes for MSSGLIARTRTRLRRLAGFDALLLSAAIWFLAKFLRYAFPPLFPTFGETFAASNAELGAAFTAMMTVYAAMQFPSGALADRVGAVRVVVAGAVVAAVGALVLVVPSPFAALVGAMLLVGFGTGAHKTVAVRLLSRTYPTHTGRALGVLDTFGALGGVAAPAAVVVALARADWHTLFAVAGAVGLALAVAFAVRAPRRVPPPAEDAGDDAGLRTYLGLLTDPLFAAFVGVTLAFSFAYNGVVAFLPLYLAERGGLSSATASLVYSGLFAVSLVQLVTGDLSDRVGRLPVIGVTLGLAAVGLTALVAVGTAPLAVLGAAVVAVGLGSHGFRPVRGAYLAAVIPETAAGGGLGVVRTLLMGAGAVAPAVVGVVSERAGFGVAFGLLAASMCLAVVGVGVVAVLDRR; via the coding sequence ATGTCGTCCGGACTGATTGCGAGGACACGCACACGGCTCCGACGACTCGCCGGCTTCGACGCCCTCCTGTTGTCGGCGGCGATCTGGTTCCTGGCGAAGTTCCTGCGGTACGCCTTCCCGCCGTTGTTCCCGACGTTCGGGGAGACGTTCGCGGCCTCGAACGCAGAGTTGGGCGCCGCCTTCACCGCGATGATGACGGTGTACGCCGCGATGCAGTTCCCGAGTGGTGCGCTCGCGGATCGAGTCGGTGCCGTCCGCGTCGTCGTCGCGGGCGCGGTCGTCGCCGCGGTCGGCGCGCTCGTGCTCGTCGTCCCGTCTCCGTTCGCGGCGCTCGTGGGTGCGATGCTGCTCGTCGGGTTCGGGACGGGCGCGCACAAGACCGTCGCCGTCCGACTCCTGTCGCGCACCTACCCCACACACACCGGGCGAGCGCTGGGAGTGTTGGACACGTTCGGCGCGCTCGGCGGCGTCGCGGCGCCCGCGGCGGTCGTCGTCGCGCTCGCCCGGGCCGACTGGCACACCCTGTTCGCGGTCGCCGGCGCCGTCGGGCTGGCGCTGGCGGTCGCCTTCGCCGTCCGGGCCCCTCGACGCGTGCCGCCGCCGGCCGAGGACGCCGGCGACGACGCCGGACTCCGGACGTACCTCGGGCTGTTGACCGACCCGTTGTTCGCGGCGTTCGTCGGCGTTACGCTCGCCTTCTCGTTCGCGTACAACGGTGTCGTCGCCTTCCTCCCGTTGTACCTCGCGGAGCGAGGCGGGCTGTCGTCGGCGACGGCGTCGCTCGTCTACAGCGGCCTGTTCGCCGTCAGTCTGGTCCAGCTCGTCACCGGTGACCTCTCGGACCGGGTCGGTCGACTGCCGGTGATCGGCGTCACGCTCGGGCTGGCGGCCGTCGGGCTGACGGCGTTGGTCGCGGTCGGGACCGCGCCGCTCGCGGTCCTGGGGGCGGCGGTCGTGGCCGTCGGGCTCGGCAGCCACGGCTTCCGACCGGTCCGGGGAGCGTACCTCGCGGCAGTGATCCCCGAGACGGCCGCCGGCGGCGGACTGGGTGTCGTCCGGACGTTGTTGATGGGGGCGGGCGCGGTCGCGCCGGCGGTCGTGGGCGTCGTCTCCGAGCGGGCCGGCTTCGGGGTCGCGTTCGGGCTGTTGGCGGCGTCGATGTGCCTCGCGGTCGTCGGGGTCGGGGTGGTCGCGGTGTTGGACCGGCGGTGA